One segment of Drosophila mauritiana strain mau12 chromosome 3R, ASM438214v1, whole genome shotgun sequence DNA contains the following:
- the LOC117142446 gene encoding uncharacterized protein LOC117142446 isoform X6 translates to MSEELKVVLRRSEQHSGFGFSLLGTTGPPHVIYDIVENSPAADCGAVEAGDVILKVNGTDVHRYTTKEVLKCLRLSEQLVTLELKRDPKLKARIKEQLANTQSPHYVDIESPNIYDYHSSSTNSSPNHRPNAGGKGAATTPSQSGLRYKSPTHLPSLRQNSSPLLASGSTTTTTTATHTHSHSRNSSASSTKIKVVETSITTSTTNVVGLTSPTGSVGGEATSPTFRPSRIPQALTKCAVPKPVPVLHSPQNKRPRPSQIPTKAANGNGNGHTAHLPPQSLQHSNSYSGSPVTRQRFADREPEREPEPNSAPPQPAKAPRFEAYMMTGDLILNLSRTPQTSNPLPAQAKKIDSLRDSPSRLVNPRINGALAPRASGESSPTSSSSVDSPTNTSSDSVKREAKLLQKQQQQQQQTYQQQQQRDSINNSYNRKDSLTNDTLLMCEELEPDEEAEYVLEEDNKQQRHRQQQQRYRQQQNQQRYEYYQNEDELEEQEEVEEEREEDQTHYDITNIETYQSGVGRGDDDDSDRQCLVDDDDDDDAYDDEENDAGDEDYSTNSLGSGSAKQRLRALKQRTATRQQQRNRDAVDCAGRSGSGSSSTTVKSEAGGLGLDETSFSVPTSPISLSTPLIDKETANSVPTSPEPSSLVPESSSGAGAGAVVVRRHNGHVVRKCDAAGFRTSKSEDHLQQIQREGIAAVIPIDIDEDVNSSLNTLLDTRQDSEDSQASDRDRIVWTYNAPLQPHQLAALQRQQQQQEQQFQQQQQQLHQQHLQQQQQLQQQHQQQQQQQHQQQQQQLYGQQSHSNSHSSSISSSPQHSAVGSPASPTSVSSSVMSSSGSKGALGLGSSSNGPMAAVQQQQLREREQGGQVAQPPSGIPGLLSCPGGGSGNNGGGGGIGGGGNNDQSVSEAISNISSPDYQDDDNLLSSRDILGGMVLSDPSDSDSTILVSDAAAQQRQQLKQQLRAQQQQQRERERDRDRDREQSEHKVVIQVRGLDSNSSGGNGTNGRSEEDVVTLTDEPLGTMTVGMRDASPPVSDDGSDVESLHSYHYSPKAVDMPSAIRLAKRLHSLDGFKKSDVSRHLSKNNDFSRAVADEYLKHFTFEKKSLDQALREFLQQFSLSGETQERERVLVHFSKRFLDCNPGTFNSQDAVHTLTCAIMLLNTDLHGQNINRKMSCAEFVDNLADLNDGENFPKDVLKSLYQAIKTKPLEWALDEEAGDLQQQRANNSALGNVGHNPFLDPPEMATAVEYKKGYVMRKCCYDSSFKKTPFGKRSWKMFYCTLRDLVLYLHKDEHGFRKSQMSDNLHNAIRIHHALATKANDYTKKQHVFRLQTADQAEYLFQTSDSKELQSWVETINYVCAAISAPPLEGGVGSQKRFQRPLLPSKQSKLMLKEQLDSHEVQLAQLDQELNEHKKGPIPSKGLALQNYKEKESYLQYELRRYRTYVSILSAKMLADQQQLELQAQQPSPASHEEEADTFPVGTTACTPPTPQSINQKDQQKEQQQQPTNRPPRISVSTSLAWRKIFWDSVCCGVLLCCWHYCTVLTVIP, encoded by the exons AG ATCCCAAGCTCAAGGCGCGGATCAAAGAGCAGCTGGCCAACACCCAGAGTCCGCACTATGTGGACATTGAGTCGCCGAACATCTACGACtaccacagcagcagcaccaactCATCGCCAAATCACCGGCCAAACGCTGGTGGCAAGGGGGCGGCGACCACGCCCTCGCAGAGCGGACTGCGCTACAAGTCACCGACGCACTTGCCCTCGCTGCGCCAGAATTCGTCGCCACTGCTGGCGAGTGGATCCACCACGACCACAACCACCGCCACGCATACGCACAGCCACAGTCGAAACTCCTCGGCCAGCTCCACCAAGATCAAGGTGGTGGAGACGAGCATCACCACCTCGACCACGAACGTAGTGGGCCTCACATCGCCCACGGGTAGTGTTGGTGGGGAGGCCACCTCACCCACCTTCCGCCCCTCACGCATTCCACAGGCGCTCACCAAATGTGCCGTACCCAAACCCGTGCCCGTTCTCCATTCACCGCAGAACAAGCGGCCACGCCCTTCGCAGATTCCGACAAAGGCGGCGAACGGAAACGGGAACGGACATACCGCCCATCTGCCACCGCAATCGCTGCAGCACTCCAACAGCTACAGCGGCAGTCCGGTGACCCGGCAGCGGTTTGCCGATAGGGAGCCGGAGCGGGAACCGGAACCGAATTCGGCGCCACCGCAGCCGGCGAAGGCGCCACGATTTGAGGCTTACATGATGACCGGTGACCTTATTCTTAATCTGTCCCGGACACCGCAGACCAGCAATCCGCTTCCCGCCCAGGCCAAAAAG ATTGACAGCCTTCGCGATTCACCCAGTCGTTTGGTAAATCCGCGTATCAACGGCGCACTAGCACCGCGTGCCTCTGGTGAATCCTCGCCCACGTCCTCCTCTTCGGTGGACTCGCCCACCAACACCAGCTCAGATTCTGTGAAGCGCGAGGCGAAGCTGCTgcagaagcaacagcagcagcagcagcaaacctatcaacagcaacagcagcgggaCAGCATCAACAACAGCTACAATCGTAAGGATTCGCTGACCAACGATACGCTGCTTATGTGCGAGGAGTTGGAGCCGGACGAGGAGGCCGAGTATGTCCTGGAAGAGGACAACAAACAGCAGCGGCAccgccaacagcaacaacgatACCGTCAGCAGCAGAATCAGCAACGCTACGAATACTACCAAAACGAGGacgagctggaggagcaggaggaggttGAGGAGGAGCGCGAGGAGGATCAAACTCACTACGACATCACCAATATCGAAACCTATCAAAGCGGTGTGGGCCGGGGTGACGACGATGACAGTGATCGGCAGTGCCTGGtagacgacgacgatgatgatgatgcctACGACGATGAGGAGAACGATGCGGGCGACGAGGACTACTCCACCAACTCGCTGGGCTCCGGTTCAGCCAAGCAACGATTGCGGGCGTTGAAACAGCGCACTGCCACccgccagcagcagcgaaATCGGGATGCCGTCGACTGTGCAGGACGCTCCGGATCGGGATCTTCATCTACCACGGTCAAGAGCGAGGCTGGCGGTCTGGGCCTAGATGAAACCTCCTTCTCAGTGCCAACCTCTCCGATCTCGCTGTCGACGCCGCTGATCGACAAGGAGACGGCCAACTCGGTGCCCACGAGCCCGGAGCCCAGTTCGCTTGTTCCGGAATCGAGCAGTGGCGCTGGCGCCGGAGCCGTGGTGGTGCGCCGGCACAACGGACATGTGGTGCGGAAGTGTGATGCAGCCGGTTTCCGCACCAGCAAGTCCGAGGACCATCTGCAGCAGATCCAGCGCGAGGGCATCGCCGCCGTGATACCCATCGACATTGATGAGGATGTGAATAGTTCGCTGAACACGCTGCTGGACACGCGTCAGGACTCCGAGGACTCGCAG GCATCGGATCGCGATCGGATCGTGTGGACTTATAATGCGCCACTCCAACCGCATCAGTTGGCAGCTCTccagcgacagcagcaacagcaagagCAGCAAttccaacagcagcagcagcagctccaccagcaacatctgcagcaacagcagcagcttcagcagcaacatcagcagcagcagcaacaacagcatcagcagcagcagcaacaactctACGGTCAGCAATCGCATTCAAATTCACATTCAAGTTCCATTAGTTCGTCGCCCCAGCACTCGGCTGTGGGCAGTCCGGCCTCGCCCACGTCGGTTTCCTCGTCGGTGATGTCCTCGTCGGGCTCCAAGGGCGCCCTGGGCctgggcagcagcagcaatggTCCGATGGCCGCcgtgcagcaacaacagctgaGAGAGAGGGAGCAGGGCGGCCAGGTCGCGCAACCGCCTAGCGGGATTCCTGGCTTGCTTAGCTGCCCAGGTGGTGGGTCCGGAAAcaatggtggtggtggaggcattggtggtggtggcaacAACGATCAGAGCGTCTCAGAGGCCATTTCGAATATATCTAGTCCCGACTACCAAGACGACGATAATTTATTGAGTTCTCGCGATATTCTAGGCGGCATGGTACTTAGCGATCCCAGTGATTCGGACTCCACCATCCTCGTCTCGGACGCGGCCGCgcagcagcgccagcagcTCAAGCAGCAGTTGCgcgcccagcagcaacagcagagaGAAAGGGAACGGGATAGGGATCGAGACAGGGAACAGTCCGAGCACAAGGTGGTCATCCAAGTGCGCGGACTggacagcaacagcagcggcggcaacgGAACTAACGGCCGCTCCGAGGAGGATGTGGTCACGCTGACGGACGAGCCGCTGGGCACGATGACCGTTGGCATGCGGGACGCCTCGCCGCCAGTCTCTGACGATGGCAGCGATGTGGAGTCCCTCCACTCGTATCACTACTCGCCCAAGGCCGTGGACATGCCCTCGGCCATTCGCCTGGCCAAAAGACTGCACTCCCTCGACGGTTTCAAGAAGAGCGATGTGTCGCGACACCTCAGCAAGAA CAATGACTTTAGTCGAGCGGTGGCCGATGAGTATCTCAAGCATTTTACCTTTGAGAAGAAGTCACTTGACCAAGCGCTGCGTGAGTTCTTGCAGCAGTTCTCGCTGTCCGGCGAAACGCAGGAACGGGAACGGGTGCTGGTGCACTTTTCCAAGCGCTTCCTCGACTGCAATCCTGGCACCTTTAACTCGCAGGACGCCGTGCACACGCTGACCTGTGCCATAATGTTGCTGAATACGGACTTGCACGGCCAGAACATAAATCGCAAGATGAGCTGTGCGGAATTCGTCGACAACCTGGCAGATCTCAACGATGGCGAGAACTTTCCCAAGGATGTGCTCAAGTCGCTTTACCAGGCCATTAAGACCAAGCCGCTTGAGTGGGCACT AGATGAAGAGGCAGGTGATCTGCAGCAGCAAAGAGCCAACAATAGTGCCCTGGGCAATGTGGGCCACAATCCCTTCCTCGATCCCCCGGAAATGGCCACGGCTGTGGAATACAAAAAAGGCTATGTGATGCGTAAATGCTGCTATGACAGCAGCTTTAAGAAGA CTCCCTTTGGCAAACGCTCCTGGAAGATGTTCTACTGCACGCTGCGTGATCTTGTGCTGTATTTGCATAAGGATGAGCACGGTTTTCGTAAAAGTCAA aTGTCCGACAATCTGCACAATGCAATACGCATACATCACGCACTGGCCACCAAGGCCAACGACTACACCAAGAAGCAACATGTGTTCCGGCTGCAGACGGCCGACCAGGCCGAGTATCTGTTCCAGACCAGCGACTCCAAGGAGCTGCAGTCGTGGGTGGAGACGATTAATTACGTGTGCGCCGCTATATCAGCGCCTCCGCTCGAGGGCGGGGTGGGCAGTCAGAAACGATTCCAGCGTCCGCTCCTGCCCAGCAAACAATCCAAGCTGATGCTG AAAGAGCAGTTGGATTCGCACGAGGTGCAGCTGGCGCAGTTGGATCAGGAGCTTAACGAGCACAAGAAGGGTCCTATTCCCAGCAAGGGCTTGGCTCTGCAGAACTACAAGGAAAAGGAGAGCTACTTGCAGTATGAA cttcgTCGATACCGCACCTATGTGAGCATTCTGAGCGCCAAGATGCTGGCTgatcagcagcagctggagctgcaggCGCAGCAGCCGTCTCCAGCGTCGCACGAGGAAGAGGCCGACACATTCCCAGTGGGCACCACCGCCTGCACGCCCCCCACGCCGCAAAGTATTAACCAGAAGGATCAGcaaaaggagcagcagcaacagccaacGAACAG ACCGCCCAGAATCTCGGTGTCAACCAGTTTGGCCTGGCGCAAGATCTTCTGGGACTCTGTTTGCTGCGGTGTTCTGTTGTGTTGCTGGCATTATTGTACTGTGCTCACTGTTATTCCCTAA
- the LOC117142446 gene encoding uncharacterized protein LOC117142446 isoform X5: protein MSEELKVVLRRSEQHSGFGFSLLGTTGPPHVIYDIVENSPAADCGAVEAGDVILKVNGTDVHRYTTKEVLKCLRLSEQLVTLELKRDPKLKARIKEQLANTQSPHYVDIESPNIYDYHSSSTNSSPNHRPNAGGKGAATTPSQSGLRYKSPTHLPSLRQNSSPLLASGSTTTTTTATHTHSHSRNSSASSTKIKVVETSITTSTTNVVGLTSPTGSVGGEATSPTFRPSRIPQALTKCAVPKPVPVLHSPQNKRPRPSQIPTKAANGNGNGHTAHLPPQSLQHSNSYSGSPVTRQRFADREPEREPEPNSAPPQPAKAPRFEAYMMTGDLILNLSRTPQTSNPLPAQAKKIDSLRDSPSRLVNPRINGALAPRASGESSPTSSSSVDSPTNTSSDSVKREAKLLQKQQQQQQQTYQQQQQRDSINNSYNRKDSLTNDTLLMCEELEPDEEAEYVLEEDNKQQRHRQQQQRYRQQQNQQRYEYYQNEDELEEQEEVEEEREEDQTHYDITNIETYQSGVGRGDDDDSDRQCLVDDDDDDDAYDDEENDAGDEDYSTNSLGSGSAKQRLRALKQRTATRQQQRNRDAVDCAGRSGSGSSSTTVKSEAGGLGLDETSFSVPTSPISLSTPLIDKETANSVPTSPEPSSLVPESSSGAGAGAVVVRRHNGHVVRKCDAAGFRTSKSEDHLQQIQREGIAAVIPIDIDEDVNSSLNTLLDTRQDSEDSQSMATVIVNNSSLASNNNEGEQTDNRSSSSSNSSDNNNCSSNTGEPATSETATATATIMTATSTRTMNCSSKLNYILCKKASDRDRIVWTYNAPLQPHQLAALQRQQQQQEQQFQQQQQQLHQQHLQQQQQLQQQHQQQQQQQHQQQQQQLYGQQSHSNSHSSSISSSPQHSAVGSPASPTSVSSSVMSSSGSKGALGLGSSSNGPMAAVQQQQLREREQGGQVAQPPSGIPGLLSCPGGGSGNNGGGGGIGGGGNNDQSVSEAISNISSPDYQDDDNLLSSRDILGGMVLSDPSDSDSTILVSDAAAQQRQQLKQQLRAQQQQQRERERDRDRDREQSEHKVVIQVRGLDSNSSGGNGTNGRSEEDVVTLTDEPLGTMTVGMRDASPPVSDDGSDVESLHSYHYSPKAVDMPSAIRLAKRLHSLDGFKKSDVSRHLSKNNDFSRAVADEYLKHFTFEKKSLDQALREFLQQFSLSGETQERERVLVHFSKRFLDCNPGTFNSQDAVHTLTCAIMLLNTDLHGQNINRKMSCAEFVDNLADLNDGENFPKDVLKSLYQAIKTKPLEWALDEEAGDLQQQRANNSALGNVGHNPFLDPPEMATAVEYKKGYVMRKCCYDSSFKKTPFGKRSWKMFYCTLRDLVLYLHKDEHGFRKSQMSDNLHNAIRIHHALATKANDYTKKQHVFRLQTADQAEYLFQTSDSKELQSWVETINYVCAAISAPPLEGGVGSQKRFQRPLLPSKQSKLMLKEQLDSHEVQLAQLDQELNEHKKGPIPSKGLALQNYKEKESYLQYELRRYRTYVSILSAKMLADQQQLELQAQQPSPASHEEEADTFPVGTTACTPPTPQSINQKDQQKEQQQQPTNRKEKKKK from the exons AG ATCCCAAGCTCAAGGCGCGGATCAAAGAGCAGCTGGCCAACACCCAGAGTCCGCACTATGTGGACATTGAGTCGCCGAACATCTACGACtaccacagcagcagcaccaactCATCGCCAAATCACCGGCCAAACGCTGGTGGCAAGGGGGCGGCGACCACGCCCTCGCAGAGCGGACTGCGCTACAAGTCACCGACGCACTTGCCCTCGCTGCGCCAGAATTCGTCGCCACTGCTGGCGAGTGGATCCACCACGACCACAACCACCGCCACGCATACGCACAGCCACAGTCGAAACTCCTCGGCCAGCTCCACCAAGATCAAGGTGGTGGAGACGAGCATCACCACCTCGACCACGAACGTAGTGGGCCTCACATCGCCCACGGGTAGTGTTGGTGGGGAGGCCACCTCACCCACCTTCCGCCCCTCACGCATTCCACAGGCGCTCACCAAATGTGCCGTACCCAAACCCGTGCCCGTTCTCCATTCACCGCAGAACAAGCGGCCACGCCCTTCGCAGATTCCGACAAAGGCGGCGAACGGAAACGGGAACGGACATACCGCCCATCTGCCACCGCAATCGCTGCAGCACTCCAACAGCTACAGCGGCAGTCCGGTGACCCGGCAGCGGTTTGCCGATAGGGAGCCGGAGCGGGAACCGGAACCGAATTCGGCGCCACCGCAGCCGGCGAAGGCGCCACGATTTGAGGCTTACATGATGACCGGTGACCTTATTCTTAATCTGTCCCGGACACCGCAGACCAGCAATCCGCTTCCCGCCCAGGCCAAAAAG ATTGACAGCCTTCGCGATTCACCCAGTCGTTTGGTAAATCCGCGTATCAACGGCGCACTAGCACCGCGTGCCTCTGGTGAATCCTCGCCCACGTCCTCCTCTTCGGTGGACTCGCCCACCAACACCAGCTCAGATTCTGTGAAGCGCGAGGCGAAGCTGCTgcagaagcaacagcagcagcagcagcaaacctatcaacagcaacagcagcgggaCAGCATCAACAACAGCTACAATCGTAAGGATTCGCTGACCAACGATACGCTGCTTATGTGCGAGGAGTTGGAGCCGGACGAGGAGGCCGAGTATGTCCTGGAAGAGGACAACAAACAGCAGCGGCAccgccaacagcaacaacgatACCGTCAGCAGCAGAATCAGCAACGCTACGAATACTACCAAAACGAGGacgagctggaggagcaggaggaggttGAGGAGGAGCGCGAGGAGGATCAAACTCACTACGACATCACCAATATCGAAACCTATCAAAGCGGTGTGGGCCGGGGTGACGACGATGACAGTGATCGGCAGTGCCTGGtagacgacgacgatgatgatgatgcctACGACGATGAGGAGAACGATGCGGGCGACGAGGACTACTCCACCAACTCGCTGGGCTCCGGTTCAGCCAAGCAACGATTGCGGGCGTTGAAACAGCGCACTGCCACccgccagcagcagcgaaATCGGGATGCCGTCGACTGTGCAGGACGCTCCGGATCGGGATCTTCATCTACCACGGTCAAGAGCGAGGCTGGCGGTCTGGGCCTAGATGAAACCTCCTTCTCAGTGCCAACCTCTCCGATCTCGCTGTCGACGCCGCTGATCGACAAGGAGACGGCCAACTCGGTGCCCACGAGCCCGGAGCCCAGTTCGCTTGTTCCGGAATCGAGCAGTGGCGCTGGCGCCGGAGCCGTGGTGGTGCGCCGGCACAACGGACATGTGGTGCGGAAGTGTGATGCAGCCGGTTTCCGCACCAGCAAGTCCGAGGACCATCTGCAGCAGATCCAGCGCGAGGGCATCGCCGCCGTGATACCCATCGACATTGATGAGGATGTGAATAGTTCGCTGAACACGCTGCTGGACACGCGTCAGGACTCCGAGGACTCGCAG TCGATGGCCACTGTAATTGTAAACAACTCGTCATTGGCCTCGAACAACAACGAGGGCGAGCAGACCGacaaccgcagcagcagcagcagcaactccagCGACAACAataactgcagcagcaacaccggCGAACCAGCAACGAGTGAAACTGCAACGGCAACTGCAACAATCATGACTGCAACATCAACGAGAACGAtgaactgcagcagcaaattAAACTATATTTTATGCAAAAAG GCATCGGATCGCGATCGGATCGTGTGGACTTATAATGCGCCACTCCAACCGCATCAGTTGGCAGCTCTccagcgacagcagcaacagcaagagCAGCAAttccaacagcagcagcagcagctccaccagcaacatctgcagcaacagcagcagcttcagcagcaacatcagcagcagcagcaacaacagcatcagcagcagcagcaacaactctACGGTCAGCAATCGCATTCAAATTCACATTCAAGTTCCATTAGTTCGTCGCCCCAGCACTCGGCTGTGGGCAGTCCGGCCTCGCCCACGTCGGTTTCCTCGTCGGTGATGTCCTCGTCGGGCTCCAAGGGCGCCCTGGGCctgggcagcagcagcaatggTCCGATGGCCGCcgtgcagcaacaacagctgaGAGAGAGGGAGCAGGGCGGCCAGGTCGCGCAACCGCCTAGCGGGATTCCTGGCTTGCTTAGCTGCCCAGGTGGTGGGTCCGGAAAcaatggtggtggtggaggcattggtggtggtggcaacAACGATCAGAGCGTCTCAGAGGCCATTTCGAATATATCTAGTCCCGACTACCAAGACGACGATAATTTATTGAGTTCTCGCGATATTCTAGGCGGCATGGTACTTAGCGATCCCAGTGATTCGGACTCCACCATCCTCGTCTCGGACGCGGCCGCgcagcagcgccagcagcTCAAGCAGCAGTTGCgcgcccagcagcaacagcagagaGAAAGGGAACGGGATAGGGATCGAGACAGGGAACAGTCCGAGCACAAGGTGGTCATCCAAGTGCGCGGACTggacagcaacagcagcggcggcaacgGAACTAACGGCCGCTCCGAGGAGGATGTGGTCACGCTGACGGACGAGCCGCTGGGCACGATGACCGTTGGCATGCGGGACGCCTCGCCGCCAGTCTCTGACGATGGCAGCGATGTGGAGTCCCTCCACTCGTATCACTACTCGCCCAAGGCCGTGGACATGCCCTCGGCCATTCGCCTGGCCAAAAGACTGCACTCCCTCGACGGTTTCAAGAAGAGCGATGTGTCGCGACACCTCAGCAAGAA CAATGACTTTAGTCGAGCGGTGGCCGATGAGTATCTCAAGCATTTTACCTTTGAGAAGAAGTCACTTGACCAAGCGCTGCGTGAGTTCTTGCAGCAGTTCTCGCTGTCCGGCGAAACGCAGGAACGGGAACGGGTGCTGGTGCACTTTTCCAAGCGCTTCCTCGACTGCAATCCTGGCACCTTTAACTCGCAGGACGCCGTGCACACGCTGACCTGTGCCATAATGTTGCTGAATACGGACTTGCACGGCCAGAACATAAATCGCAAGATGAGCTGTGCGGAATTCGTCGACAACCTGGCAGATCTCAACGATGGCGAGAACTTTCCCAAGGATGTGCTCAAGTCGCTTTACCAGGCCATTAAGACCAAGCCGCTTGAGTGGGCACT AGATGAAGAGGCAGGTGATCTGCAGCAGCAAAGAGCCAACAATAGTGCCCTGGGCAATGTGGGCCACAATCCCTTCCTCGATCCCCCGGAAATGGCCACGGCTGTGGAATACAAAAAAGGCTATGTGATGCGTAAATGCTGCTATGACAGCAGCTTTAAGAAGA CTCCCTTTGGCAAACGCTCCTGGAAGATGTTCTACTGCACGCTGCGTGATCTTGTGCTGTATTTGCATAAGGATGAGCACGGTTTTCGTAAAAGTCAA aTGTCCGACAATCTGCACAATGCAATACGCATACATCACGCACTGGCCACCAAGGCCAACGACTACACCAAGAAGCAACATGTGTTCCGGCTGCAGACGGCCGACCAGGCCGAGTATCTGTTCCAGACCAGCGACTCCAAGGAGCTGCAGTCGTGGGTGGAGACGATTAATTACGTGTGCGCCGCTATATCAGCGCCTCCGCTCGAGGGCGGGGTGGGCAGTCAGAAACGATTCCAGCGTCCGCTCCTGCCCAGCAAACAATCCAAGCTGATGCTG AAAGAGCAGTTGGATTCGCACGAGGTGCAGCTGGCGCAGTTGGATCAGGAGCTTAACGAGCACAAGAAGGGTCCTATTCCCAGCAAGGGCTTGGCTCTGCAGAACTACAAGGAAAAGGAGAGCTACTTGCAGTATGAA cttcgTCGATACCGCACCTATGTGAGCATTCTGAGCGCCAAGATGCTGGCTgatcagcagcagctggagctgcaggCGCAGCAGCCGTCTCCAGCGTCGCACGAGGAAGAGGCCGACACATTCCCAGTGGGCACCACCGCCTGCACGCCCCCCACGCCGCAAAGTATTAACCAGAAGGATCAGcaaaaggagcagcagcaacagccaacGAACAG AAAAgagaagaaaaagaaataa